One genomic window of Solanum dulcamara chromosome 12, daSolDulc1.2, whole genome shotgun sequence includes the following:
- the LOC129876363 gene encoding transcription factor MYBC1-like encodes MKEEDSNWFTKWEEELPSPKELIPLSQTLITPNLAIAFDIQNPNTPNPKILPLVHTPSSAEFESNSAELGGTAGSSGIGDEPARTLKRPRLVWTPQLHKRFVDAVAQLGIKNAVPKTIMQLMSVDGLTRENVASHLQKYRLYLKRMQGLSSSGSVSGAGVDPATDHLFASSPVPAHFLHPGRGNSEHYMPFVPMAAVVGHVPQLQQQYRHFVSPPNRQFEVPFLPRQSQHPVQRMGTSVHSSSSPVLPSYVEELESATTDNGRNVLTLFPTGDD; translated from the coding sequence ATGAAAGAAGAAGATTCCAATTGGTTTACTAAATGGGAAGAAGAATTGCCTTCTCCAAAGGAACTAATCCCTTTATCCCAAACCTTAATTACTCCTAATCTAGCCATAGCTTTTGATATTCAAAACCCCAATACCCCAAATCCTAAAATATTACCACTAGTTCATACTCCTTCATCAGCGGAGTTCGAGTCGAACTCAGCTGAGTTGGGTGGCACGGCCGGTTCATCAGGGATTGGTGATGAACCTGCCCGCACCCTAAAAAGGCCTAGGCTTGTGTGGACCCCACAGCTCCATAAGAGGTTTGTGGATGCAGTTGCACAATTAGGGATCAAGAATGCTGTTCCCAAGACTATTATGCAGTTGATGAGTGTAGATGGCTTAACTCGTGAGAACGTTGCCAGTCATTTGCAAAAATATAGACTTTATTTGAAACGTATGCAGGGTCTTTCTAGTAGTGGCAGTGTTTCCGGGGCAGGGGTGGATCCCGCAACAGATCATCTGTTTGCGAGTTCACCCGTGCCAGCACATTTTTTGCATCCAGGGAGGGGAAATTCTGAACATTATATGCCATTTGTGCCAATGGCTGCAGTTGTTGGACATGTTCCACAACTTCAACAGCAGTATAGGCATTTCGTGTCACCGCCCAACAGGCAATTCGAGGTTCCATTCTTGCCTCGGCAGTCGCAGCATCCGGTTCAGAGAATGGGGACATCAGTGCATAGTAGTAGTAGTCCTGTGTTGCCTTCTTATGTTGAGGAGTTGGAATCAGCTACAACTGATAATGGGAGGAATGTTCTTACTTTGTTTCCAACTGGGGATGATTGA